TAGGTAACCGGGCGCGCTCTCGGGATCGTTCCAGACGCAGGAACAGAGAAAAAAAAACAGGAATATGGTTGCCATGCGAAACAACATACTGAAAATTTAACAACTGTATCTGTTGGCGTTGTTTTGAAGTTAACGGTGTATGGGTGGGGAGTGCCTTTATAAGGCATTTTCTGCAACGTTGAATTACAATCTGGTAAAAAAAACTTACCTTATTGCTATGAAAGAGAAAATTTATTTTATCAAAATGTCGCTTTTGGTGGCATTGATTGTTGCCGCTTGTAGTAATTCCGAACCTTATCAGGAAGGGGGCTGTGGTAGCTGTTCGACAGTGCTGGACGATGTTGGGAATCTCGCAGATATGCTTCTTGTTGCTGGATCCAACGATGTTGTTAAACTCGGGAGCAACGCCCCTGGGTCAAAATTAAATGAGAAACCTGAAATGAAGGTTGTGTTGGACTATGATTATTATTTAGATGCTCATGAAACCACCTGTGGTGATTATGTTTTGTTCATGAAGGAATATGGAGCGAAAGAAAGTTTTGCTCGGAATTTTAAATGCTTTGAAGATTCTCTTCCTATTGTGGATGTGACTTATTTTGATGCGGTCCTTTTTGCTAATGCTAAAAGCGTTGCCGACGGAATGGATTCGGTGTATAGTTATTCTAACGCCTTTTTTGATGAAAGTGGCCACTGTACGGATTTGAAAGGCCTTGTTTTTCATGTGGATCGGAAAGGCTTTCGTTTGCCAACAGAAGCGGAATGGGTGAAAGCGGCTGCGAGTGACTTTGATGTCCGGAGCAGTTGGAATAATGAAAACTCTGAATTTAAATCTCATGAAGTGTGCTCGCGAAAAATGGATAAGCGTGGTTTCTGTGATTTAGCTGGGAATGTAATGGAATGGGTTAATGACTGGCTAGGAGTTTTTCGCGATACGACTGTATCGAATTATGTCGGAGCTCCTGATGGCGGTTCCCTTGGTGAACGGGTTATAAAAGGGGGTGCGTTCAATGCGGATCCCTCCAATATTAATACGTATAGTCGAGGAGATGTCTATACAGTTACTTCATCTACAAGAACAAATTATGTAGGTTTCCGCTTGGCGATTGGAACTATTCCGAATGCGGTTTGGATGGGTGCTGATGGTGTCCCAAAGACAAGTATCGTTAATTTGTTGTCGTCATCTACAGATATCTATTCTTATACGAAGTCATATAATGTTAAACTTGCTTTTAGGAATGATGAAACGGGAAATGTCGCGTTTATTGATTATGCCGATGGCGCACAATCTGTGATAGAAATTCAGGATACAATCGATGCTTATCATCCTGAAATTTCCCCTGATGGAAATAAGGTAGCTTTCTGCACCAAATTGGAAGGCGTTGCAGGAAAATCGGCTTTGTATGTTCGTGATTTAGATGTAAATGGTCGTGGGCTTGTTAGACTTGATGTTGCAAGCGCCTCAATTCCACGATGGAGTGTCCTAGAAAACGGAGATACGGTCATCACGTATGTGACTGATGCAGGAAGTAATCAAAACGAAGTGACTTGGAAAAAATATAGTACATGGCAGGTTCCTTTTTCAAGAGGGACTTTTGGTTCTCCTAAAAAAATAATGGATGGCTCCTTTCATGGAGGAGTTAGCAAAGACGGAAGTTTTGCTGTGACTGGATCGCAATTACTTAGGATTCGCATAAATTCAAA
The sequence above is drawn from the Fibrobacter sp. UWH4 genome and encodes:
- a CDS encoding TIGR02171 family protein encodes the protein MKEKIYFIKMSLLVALIVAACSNSEPYQEGGCGSCSTVLDDVGNLADMLLVAGSNDVVKLGSNAPGSKLNEKPEMKVVLDYDYYLDAHETTCGDYVLFMKEYGAKESFARNFKCFEDSLPIVDVTYFDAVLFANAKSVADGMDSVYSYSNAFFDESGHCTDLKGLVFHVDRKGFRLPTEAEWVKAAASDFDVRSSWNNENSEFKSHEVCSRKMDKRGFCDLAGNVMEWVNDWLGVFRDTTVSNYVGAPDGGSLGERVIKGGAFNADPSNINTYSRGDVYTVTSSTRTNYVGFRLAIGTIPNAVWMGADGVPKTSIVNLLSSSTDIYSYTKSYNVKLAFRNDETGNVAFIDYADGAQSVIEIQDTIDAYHPEISPDGNKVAFCTKLEGVAGKSALYVRDLDVNGRGLVRLDVASASIPRWSVLENGDTVITYVTDAGSNQNEVTWKKYSTWQVPFSRGTFGSPKKIMDGSFHGGVSKDGSFAVTGSQLLRIRINSKDSLWYNGEQACNVSMAQDDSKRTAFLDFGGKTGQAYVGHRYGVHQNILIADSTGKLIQYVTAPVGYAFDHSEWAVGSVKENIVATLTNPDGAHKKIVLVNLEEGVLLDLAEGNELWHPSIWIKGGNSALSSSGTNEGVSSSSAVMELDDKQSSSSIINYEFDPDSVGMYYNNSGACSYALYYRYKMEFLWQYKDSANVVIVGSSRSYYGVMPQKFKKPIIAVNLAVPTGIMRGSKYFLDNYVIPHYGHLKAIVISLDLDRSDDLGLADYNLFYKTYESYSGYVYDKKHDFWKGYNTNKLYDATYNALGSNELASTLRPTAGYPSGSGYSSWGNPFVQNDSNSISAKSPVFETNFNMLKDLAKTCQENNIVLVGVFFPLNPKYRETGAYGRHGLRRSEAPAIIEKIQKLNEAYPNFIIFDENKMGNHDYTDEMARDTDHLGDLGAAQMSLRLDSLLQNQNINWEE